In Juglans regia cultivar Chandler chromosome 13, Walnut 2.0, whole genome shotgun sequence, the following proteins share a genomic window:
- the LOC109002339 gene encoding 2-hydroxyisoflavanone dehydratase-like, whose product MASSDEEITHHFRFFHEYKDGRVVIHRPPVEKIPPSDDPVTGVRSKDAVISSEPAVSVRIFIPKSADSTQKLPLLFYIHGGGFCMQSAFSVQYHDFLNTFVAKANVIAVSVEYGLFPTRPIPACYEDSWAALQWVASHSNRNGPEPWLNDYADFQRVFIAGNSAGGNISHTLAVRVGSIGLPGVKVIGVVLLHPYFGGTDDDRMWLHMCPTNGGLEDPRLKPAAGDLARLGCERVLIFVAEKDHLMDVGKRYYEELKKSGWGGSVEIVENLGEEHCFHLFNLKYDKAVAVIDKFVSFVIQDR is encoded by the coding sequence ATGGCCTCCAGCGACGAGGAAATCACCCACCACTTCCGTTTCTTCCATGAATACAAAGACGGCCGCGTTGTGATACACCGCCCACCAGTTGAAAAAATCCCACCCTCCGATGACCCAGTCACCGGGGTCCGATCCAAGGACGCCGTAATTTCATCCGAACCTGCGGTCTCAGTTCGTATATTTATACCAAAATCCGCCGACTCGACCCAGAAACTCCCTCTCCTATTCTACATCCATGGCGGCGGTTTCTGCATGCAATCCGCTTTTTCTGTCCAGTACCATGATTTCCTCAACACGTTCGTCGCGAAAGCTAACGTTATTGCAGTCTCGGTCGAGTATGGGCTGTTCCCAACCCGACCAATACCCGCCTGTTACGAGGACTCCTGGGCCGCGCTCCAATGGGTGGCATCCCACAGCAATAGAAACGGACCCGAGCCGTGGTTAAACGACTACGCAGATTTCCAACGAGTTTTTATTGCGGGTAATAGCGCCGGAGGGAACATATCGCACACTCTAGCAGTCCGAGTCGGATCGATCGGGCTTCCCGGAGTGAAGGTGATTGGCGTGGTGCTGTTGCACCCATATTTCGGAGGTACGGACGATGACAGAATGTGGCTACACATGTGTCCGACGAATGGCGGGTTGGAGGATCCAAGGCTGAAACCAGCGGCAGGGGATCTAGCCAGGCTTGGGTGTGAGAGGGTGTTGATTTTTGTGGCAGAGAAGGACCATTTGATGGATGTGGGTAAGCGCTACTACGAGGAACTGAAGAAAAGTGGGTGGGGAGGCAGTGTGGAGATTGTGGAGAATTTAGGGGAGGAGCACTGCTTCCATCTGTTCAACCTCAAATATGACAAGGCAGTGGCTGTGATTGATAAATTTGTTTCCTTTGTTATACAGGATCGCTAA